A window of the Vibrio ostreae genome harbors these coding sequences:
- a CDS encoding sigma-54 interaction domain-containing protein: MADIRNKISKYAASDAEVLIQGETGVGKGLCAKLIHSLSARAQYPFIEVNCGSIASGLIASELFGHQKGAFTGAIADHIGYIQRSNHGTLFLDEIGDMPSDLQIHLLHFIESKKMQRLGSDSSVSVDCRIIAASHVDLKHDIIQGGFREDLYYRLNILPLYIPALRERKADIPDYAQYFLNLLSDGKKKHLSKAVVDYLTRHSWPGNVRELRNVIQRAIIMCGDKNITIADLGLEIADRQMLPASDTIDSDYLLQVISDHKHNMSAAARYMGISRTTLYRLLKKYNLQK, from the coding sequence ATGGCAGATATACGCAACAAAATCTCCAAATACGCCGCCAGCGATGCCGAAGTACTGATCCAGGGTGAAACCGGGGTGGGTAAAGGGTTGTGTGCCAAACTGATTCACTCACTGTCCGCACGAGCCCAGTATCCGTTTATTGAGGTCAATTGTGGCTCCATAGCCAGTGGTCTGATCGCGTCCGAACTGTTTGGCCATCAAAAAGGCGCCTTTACCGGCGCTATTGCCGACCACATTGGTTATATCCAGCGTTCCAATCACGGCACCCTGTTTTTGGATGAGATCGGAGATATGCCCTCTGATTTGCAGATTCATCTGCTGCACTTTATTGAATCTAAAAAAATGCAACGTCTGGGGTCTGACAGTTCGGTATCCGTTGACTGTCGTATCATTGCGGCCAGTCACGTCGATCTCAAACACGACATCATTCAGGGCGGTTTCCGAGAGGACTTGTATTACCGACTCAATATCTTGCCGCTGTATATTCCGGCATTAAGAGAACGTAAGGCAGATATTCCTGATTATGCCCAGTATTTCCTCAACTTATTGAGCGACGGCAAGAAAAAACACCTCAGTAAAGCCGTGGTCGACTATCTGACCCGCCACTCATGGCCAGGGAATGTGCGTGAGCTCAGAAATGTCATTCAGCGTGCAATTATCATGTGCGGAGACAAAAACATCACCATTGCGGATTTGGGGCTTGAAATTGCAGATCGGCAAATGCTACCGGCATCGGACACGATTGATTCTGATTACCTGCTGCAGGTCATCAGTGACCACAAGCATAATATGAGTGCTGCAGCGCGCTATATGGGAATATCACGTACGACACTTTATCGACTATTAAAGAAATATAATTTGCAGAAATAG
- a CDS encoding DUF2878 domain-containing protein, which yields MMRSFLLVSVWFELIWLLAVLGQEQWQWLTTLLVVVTLLFSAWRLSVAVGRICAVAVTGIAIDVANMHLGLFFFINPHLPVWLIALWFIFVWFAAFAIPALSHLPSWLVIIATGLGGALSYWAGYRFGAVGFGLPVFYTVLALFLEWLGVSLLLIKVFSNENVNRHTFPEHTAVDRRNSQRGRG from the coding sequence ATGATGCGTTCATTTCTCCTGGTTTCAGTCTGGTTTGAGCTGATTTGGCTATTGGCCGTCCTGGGTCAGGAGCAGTGGCAGTGGCTGACCACTTTGCTGGTGGTCGTTACGCTACTGTTTTCAGCCTGGCGGCTATCCGTTGCCGTAGGGCGGATATGCGCCGTGGCCGTCACCGGTATAGCGATTGATGTGGCCAATATGCATCTCGGGCTATTTTTCTTTATTAATCCGCATCTTCCGGTGTGGTTAATTGCGCTTTGGTTCATTTTTGTCTGGTTTGCAGCTTTTGCTATCCCGGCATTGAGCCATTTGCCATCTTGGCTCGTAATAATAGCTACGGGCTTAGGTGGCGCGCTAAGTTATTGGGCGGGTTATCGTTTCGGGGCTGTTGGCTTCGGTTTGCCCGTTTTTTATACAGTGTTGGCACTGTTTTTGGAATGGTTAGGTGTGTCTTTGTTACTGATAAAGGTGTTTAGCAATGAAAACGTCAATCGCCACACTTTTCCTGAGCACACTGCTGTGGACCGGCGTAACAGCCAGCGCGGCAGAGGTTAA
- a CDS encoding SAM-dependent methyltransferase: MLNSSSLELPKTLSQWQKGARSLALQSLRFLNSGSLTIEEHFCGNTINQEQFGEYKATEPHAVIRVSNPDFYARVLKGGSIAAAEAYMDGWWDSPDLTALTELMARNLAALDKIEAQSSVITRAVNKLGHWLKRNSIVRAKQNIEAHYDLGNDLYRTFLDERMLYSSALYLNTSDSLEQAQVQKMDRLCQQLKLTADDHVIEIGTGWGAMAIYMAQTYGCHVTTTTISEQQYDYAKRKIEQLGLSERITLLKQDYRVLEGTFDKLVSIEMIEAVGKAYLQSYMTQCQKLLKPGGLMAIQAITIADQRYDYYSNNVDFIQKYIFPGGFLPSITALTSMATRSTDFVVRDLLDIGQDYAKTLADWRQRFESSLAQVRELGYDERFIRMWRYYLCYCEGGFKAQTISTIHLTLQRAR, from the coding sequence ATGTTAAATTCCTCATCATTAGAACTACCCAAGACCTTGTCGCAGTGGCAGAAAGGGGCGCGTAGCCTGGCCCTGCAGTCACTTCGTTTTCTGAATAGCGGGTCACTGACCATCGAAGAACACTTCTGTGGTAATACGATTAATCAGGAGCAGTTTGGCGAATACAAAGCCACAGAGCCTCATGCTGTGATCCGAGTGTCAAATCCGGACTTCTACGCCCGGGTCCTGAAAGGCGGCAGTATCGCCGCCGCAGAAGCCTATATGGACGGCTGGTGGGACAGTCCTGATCTGACGGCGCTGACTGAGCTGATGGCTCGTAACCTCGCCGCGTTGGATAAAATTGAGGCGCAAAGCAGCGTTATAACGCGCGCGGTTAATAAACTTGGGCACTGGCTGAAACGTAACTCGATTGTGCGTGCCAAGCAAAATATCGAGGCCCATTACGATTTGGGTAATGATTTGTACCGCACCTTCCTTGATGAGCGCATGCTGTATTCCAGCGCTCTGTATCTGAATACCTCAGATTCATTGGAGCAGGCACAGGTTCAGAAAATGGATCGCTTATGTCAGCAGCTCAAACTCACAGCCGATGATCACGTGATTGAAATTGGTACCGGCTGGGGCGCGATGGCGATCTACATGGCGCAAACCTATGGCTGCCACGTGACCACGACGACGATCTCTGAGCAGCAATATGATTACGCTAAACGTAAGATCGAGCAGTTGGGCCTGTCGGAACGTATCACCTTACTTAAGCAGGATTACCGAGTACTGGAAGGCACCTTTGATAAGCTGGTCTCGATCGAGATGATTGAAGCGGTCGGTAAAGCGTATCTGCAATCGTATATGACTCAGTGCCAAAAGCTGCTCAAACCGGGCGGTTTGATGGCGATTCAGGCGATTACTATCGCGGACCAGCGTTACGATTATTACAGTAATAACGTCGATTTTATCCAGAAGTATATTTTCCCTGGTGGCTTCCTGCCGTCGATTACGGCGCTCACCAGCATGGCGACTCGCAGTACGGACTTTGTGGTGCGTGACTTGTTAGATATTGGTCAGGACTATGCGAAAACTCTGGCCGACTGGCGGCAGCGGTTTGAGTCGTCTTTAGCTCAGGTTCGTGAGCTGGGGTATGACGAGCGTTTTATCCGCATGTGGCGTTATTACCTGTGCTATTGCGAGGGAGGATTCAAGGCGCAAACCATCAGTACCATTCACCTCACTCTGCAACGAGCCAGATGA
- a CDS encoding chalcone isomerase family protein — protein sequence MKTSIATLFLSTLLWTGVTASAAEVNGTQKPQWNEWPVVGQATLSWLWLDIYSSRLRTPDGKYQQQDDVPRHPLALEIRYLRDIEREDLVEATRDQWQKMGYSSDEIERWLPLLETMLPNVLSGEKLVYVSDGHRGQMIHMSLQDKSQILGEVTDTKFNSAFLAIWLSPNTQYPKLRSQLIGMNR from the coding sequence ATGAAAACGTCAATCGCCACACTTTTCCTGAGCACACTGCTGTGGACCGGCGTAACAGCCAGCGCGGCAGAGGTTAATGGAACACAAAAGCCACAATGGAATGAATGGCCTGTCGTTGGGCAGGCTACTTTGTCCTGGCTGTGGTTAGATATCTATTCTTCCCGGTTGAGAACGCCGGACGGTAAATATCAGCAGCAGGATGATGTGCCTCGTCACCCGCTGGCGTTGGAGATCCGCTATTTGCGTGATATTGAGCGTGAAGACCTGGTCGAGGCCACCCGGGATCAGTGGCAGAAAATGGGCTATTCCAGTGATGAGATTGAGCGTTGGCTCCCGCTGTTAGAGACGATGTTACCGAATGTCCTGTCAGGCGAAAAGCTGGTCTATGTGTCTGACGGACATCGTGGACAGATGATCCATATGTCACTACAGGACAAGTCTCAGATTCTGGGAGAGGTTACAGATACGAAGTTTAACTCAGCCTTTCTTGCCATCTGGTTATCACCCAACACCCAATATCCGAAACTTCGCAGTCAATTAATAGGGATGAACCGATGA
- a CDS encoding H-NS family histone-like protein — protein sequence MSEITKTLLNIRSLRAYARELTVEQLEEALDKLSTVVEERKEAEEEERAAREAQEAKLAAIAEQIAKDGIDVDALITALAGETKTKTKGKRAPRPAKYKYMDNGVEKTWTGQGRTPSVIQQALDEGKSLEDFAL from the coding sequence ATGTCGGAAATTACAAAAACTCTGTTGAATATTCGCAGCCTTCGTGCGTACGCTCGTGAATTGACTGTTGAACAACTAGAAGAAGCACTGGATAAATTATCTACTGTTGTTGAAGAACGCAAAGAAGCGGAAGAAGAAGAACGTGCAGCACGTGAAGCTCAAGAGGCTAAATTAGCCGCTATCGCTGAGCAAATTGCAAAAGACGGCATTGATGTTGATGCTCTTATTACTGCACTTGCTGGTGAAACTAAAACAAAAACGAAAGGCAAACGTGCTCCTCGCCCAGCTAAGTATAAATACATGGACAACGGTGTAGAAAAGACTTGGACAGGCCAAGGTCGTACTCCATCGGTTATCCAACAAGCTCTGGACGAAGGTAAATCTCTCGAAGACTTCGCACTTTAA
- a CDS encoding DUF3833 domain-containing protein — MTSTAKLWWVVRAWLLMAATMLAGCSAELKDYKASQPTFDLFGYFSGHTQAWGMVQDYTDKQTRRFEVDIVGTVSGDVLTLVEDFEFDDGEQSQRIWTITRTGEGMYQGQADDIIGVATGQEIGNALQWQYDFLLKTDDSEIEVTFDDWMYRQDETRLFNVTTIRKFGIEVGKVTLFFSK; from the coding sequence ATGACATCGACAGCAAAACTCTGGTGGGTAGTCAGAGCCTGGTTACTGATGGCCGCAACCATGTTGGCGGGTTGCTCGGCTGAGCTCAAGGATTATAAAGCGAGTCAGCCGACTTTCGATTTATTTGGCTATTTTTCCGGTCACACTCAGGCCTGGGGAATGGTACAGGATTATACCGATAAGCAGACCCGGCGCTTTGAGGTTGATATCGTAGGGACTGTCTCTGGTGATGTTTTGACCTTGGTTGAAGACTTTGAGTTTGACGATGGTGAGCAGAGTCAGCGTATCTGGACCATAACTCGCACTGGCGAGGGGATGTATCAGGGGCAAGCCGACGACATCATCGGAGTGGCAACCGGACAGGAAATCGGTAATGCCCTGCAGTGGCAATATGATTTTTTGCTGAAAACCGACGACAGCGAAATTGAGGTGACATTTGATGACTGGATGTATCGTCAGGACGAAACGCGCCTGTTCAATGTGACCACGATACGTAAGTTTGGCATTGAAGTGGGCAAAGTGACTTTGTTTTTTAGTAAATAA
- the hflD gene encoding high frequency lysogenization protein HflD, protein MANTNYDRTIAFAGICQAVALVQQVAKNGSCDSDAFETSLKAILSTNPANTLNVFGSEANLKVGLECLVNGIDSTPAGSEVTRYIISLMALERKLTQRRDALSQLGDRIQMIERQVEHFDLLDDQMISNLASIYLDVISPIGPRIQVTGTPAVLQQTGNQQKVRALLLSGIRCAVLWRQVGGKRRHLIFGRKKMVEQAKILLARL, encoded by the coding sequence GTGGCTAACACAAATTACGACCGTACCATCGCTTTTGCCGGTATTTGCCAGGCCGTTGCCCTGGTTCAACAAGTAGCAAAAAACGGTTCCTGTGATTCAGACGCGTTTGAAACTTCTCTCAAGGCCATCTTATCTACCAACCCTGCCAATACACTCAACGTATTCGGCAGTGAGGCTAATCTAAAAGTCGGCCTTGAGTGTTTAGTCAACGGAATCGACAGCACGCCTGCAGGCAGCGAAGTGACCCGCTACATCATCAGCCTGATGGCGCTGGAGCGTAAACTGACTCAGCGCCGCGATGCCCTTTCTCAGCTAGGGGATCGTATCCAGATGATCGAACGTCAGGTGGAGCATTTCGATCTGTTGGATGACCAGATGATCAGTAACCTGGCCAGCATTTATCTGGATGTCATCAGCCCAATCGGCCCACGCATTCAGGTCACCGGCACACCTGCGGTACTGCAGCAAACCGGTAATCAGCAGAAAGTACGCGCCCTGTTGCTGTCTGGGATCCGCTGTGCAGTGCTGTGGCGTCAGGTCGGAGGCAAACGTCGTCACCTGATTTTCGGACGCAAGAAGATGGTTGAGCAGGCTAAAATCCTGTTAGCCAGGCTGTAA
- a CDS encoding inosine/guanosine kinase, which produces MKFPGQRKSKHYFPVHARDPLVIQAQESKRMSRTHIIGIDQTLVDIEAKVDTGLIERYGLSKGHSLVISDESAEALYSELKSEQLITNEYAGGTIGNTLHNYSVLADDRSTLLGVMSQDIKIGSYGYRYLCNTSSRMDLNYLQGVDGAIGRCFALITEDGERTFAISEGQMNQLSPDNIPEKIFKSASALVLTAYLVRCKEGDPMPDATMRAIEYAKKHDVPVVLTLGTKFVIQDDPAFWQQFLNDHVSVLAMNEDEAQALTGESDPLAASDKALDWVDLVLCTAGPVGLFMAGYTEESSKRETSLPLLPGSIPEFNRYEFSRPATKVSCINPLRIYSHIAPYMGGPEKIKNTNGAGDAALSALLHDMAANKYHKENVPNSSKHQHEFLTYSSFSQVCKYSNRVSYEVLVQHSPRLSRGLPEREDSLEEAYWER; this is translated from the coding sequence ATGAAATTTCCCGGCCAACGCAAATCCAAACACTATTTCCCGGTTCATGCCCGTGACCCGCTTGTGATTCAAGCACAAGAAAGTAAAAGAATGTCACGTACCCACATTATTGGTATTGATCAGACATTGGTTGATATTGAAGCAAAAGTCGATACCGGCCTGATTGAGCGTTATGGGTTGAGCAAGGGGCATTCGCTGGTGATCAGTGATGAGAGTGCAGAAGCTCTATATAGCGAGTTGAAGTCTGAGCAATTGATTACCAATGAATATGCAGGTGGAACTATAGGTAACACGCTTCATAATTATTCGGTATTAGCTGATGACCGTTCAACGTTATTAGGGGTTATGAGTCAGGATATAAAGATCGGCAGCTACGGATACCGCTATCTATGTAATACATCCAGTCGTATGGATTTGAATTACCTCCAAGGTGTTGACGGCGCGATTGGCCGCTGTTTTGCGTTAATTACTGAAGATGGTGAACGAACTTTTGCGATTAGTGAAGGTCAGATGAATCAGCTCAGTCCGGATAATATCCCGGAAAAGATTTTTAAAAGTGCTTCTGCATTAGTGCTCACAGCGTATTTAGTGCGTTGCAAAGAAGGCGACCCTATGCCTGATGCAACCATGCGAGCGATAGAATACGCCAAAAAACATGACGTGCCTGTGGTGCTGACGTTAGGGACTAAATTTGTTATTCAGGATGACCCAGCATTCTGGCAGCAGTTCCTCAATGATCACGTGTCTGTGTTAGCCATGAACGAAGATGAAGCGCAAGCTCTGACCGGCGAAAGCGATCCGCTTGCGGCTTCGGATAAAGCGTTGGATTGGGTTGATCTGGTGTTATGTACGGCAGGTCCTGTCGGTTTGTTTATGGCAGGTTATACGGAAGAATCCAGTAAGCGTGAAACTTCATTGCCTCTGTTACCCGGCTCTATTCCAGAATTTAACCGCTATGAGTTCAGTCGCCCGGCAACCAAAGTCAGCTGTATTAATCCGCTGCGTATTTATTCTCATATTGCGCCTTATATGGGGGGGCCGGAGAAAATAAAAAATACCAATGGAGCAGGGGATGCGGCGCTGTCGGCGTTGTTACACGATATGGCTGCAAATAAGTATCATAAAGAGAACGTTCCTAACTCCAGCAAGCATCAGCACGAGTTTTTGACTTATTCGTCTTTCTCTCAGGTGTGTAAATATTCCAACCGAGTAAGCTATGAAGTCCTGGTTCAGCACTCGCCGCGCTTGTCTCGTGGTCTGCCTGAGCGTGAAGATAGCCTGGAAGAAGCATACTGGGAACGTTAA
- the mnmA gene encoding tRNA 2-thiouridine(34) synthase MnmA: MSENRNANSQKKVIVGMSGGVDSSVSAYLLQQQGYQVEGLFMKNWEEDDNEEYCTAAEDLADAQAVCDKLGIYLHTINFAAEYWDNVFEYFLEEYKAGRTPNPDILCNKEIKFKAFLEFADEVLDADYIAMGHYVRRTFPEQGEKPQMLRGLDSNKDQSYFLYTLSHEQVARSLFPVGELEKPEVRRIAEEQGLITAKKKDSTGICFIGERKFTDFLSRYLPAQPGKIETPEGKVIGEHQGLMYHTLGQRKGLHIGGLKDGSELPWYVAEKDLKRNVLIAVQGADHPLLKSEGLVASQLHWVDREIITAPTRCTVKTRYRQADIPCTIIPLDDSNIKVMFDEPQVAVTPGQSAVFYQGEVCLGGGIIEERIV, from the coding sequence ATGTCAGAAAACCGCAACGCAAACAGCCAAAAGAAAGTTATTGTCGGCATGTCAGGTGGCGTTGATTCCTCCGTTTCAGCTTATCTCCTGCAACAGCAGGGCTACCAGGTCGAAGGCCTGTTTATGAAGAACTGGGAAGAGGATGATAACGAAGAATACTGCACTGCTGCCGAAGATCTTGCTGATGCTCAGGCGGTCTGTGACAAACTGGGTATCTATTTGCATACCATCAACTTCGCAGCAGAATACTGGGACAATGTGTTCGAGTATTTCCTGGAAGAGTACAAAGCCGGCCGTACCCCAAACCCGGACATTCTTTGTAACAAAGAAATTAAGTTCAAAGCGTTTCTGGAATTCGCAGATGAAGTACTCGATGCAGACTACATTGCGATGGGCCACTACGTACGCCGTACTTTCCCTGAGCAGGGTGAGAAGCCTCAGATGCTGCGAGGCCTGGACAGCAATAAAGATCAGAGTTACTTCCTGTACACGCTGAGTCACGAGCAAGTCGCACGCAGCCTGTTCCCTGTTGGTGAACTGGAAAAACCAGAAGTACGCCGTATTGCTGAAGAGCAAGGGCTGATCACGGCGAAGAAAAAAGATTCAACCGGTATTTGTTTCATCGGTGAGCGCAAATTTACCGATTTCCTTTCTCGCTATTTACCGGCTCAGCCGGGTAAAATCGAAACACCGGAAGGTAAAGTCATCGGCGAACACCAAGGCCTGATGTATCACACCCTGGGCCAGCGTAAAGGCCTGCATATCGGTGGTTTAAAAGACGGTTCCGAATTGCCTTGGTATGTAGCAGAGAAAGATCTGAAACGTAACGTGCTGATTGCTGTTCAGGGTGCCGATCACCCACTGCTGAAATCAGAGGGTTTAGTGGCCTCTCAACTACACTGGGTAGATCGCGAAATCATTACAGCACCAACACGTTGCACAGTCAAAACCCGCTACCGCCAGGCTGATATACCATGTACTATCATCCCTCTTGATGACAGTAATATCAAAGTTATGTTTGATGAACCGCAGGTTGCAGTGACCCCGGGTCAGTCAGCGGTATTCTACCAAGGCGAAGTTTGTCTGGGTGGCGGTATCATCGAAGAGCGCATCGTTTAG
- the purB gene encoding adenylosuccinate lyase, with the protein MELSALTAVSPVDGRYGSKTIALRSIFSEFGLLKYRSIVEIRWLQKLAATDAIKEVPAFSAEANQFLDEIAANFSEEDAARIKEIERTTNHDVKAVEYFLKEKVAGVPELHAVNEFIHFACTSEDINNTSHALMLHEARETVILPEIRNIIDAIRKLANEYRDIPLLSRTHGQPASPSTMGKEMANVAYRMERQYKQIENVEILAKINGAVGNYNAHMSAYPSIDWHQFSEEFVTESLGVTWNPYTTQIEPHDYIAELFDAVARFNTILIDFDRDVWGYIALGHFKQKTIAGEIGSSTMPHKVNPIDFENSEGNLGLANAVFNHLAQKLPISRWQRDLTDSTVLRNLGVGVGYAIIAYTSTLKGISKLEVNRDALLKELDQNWEVLAEPVQTVMRRYGIEKPYEKLKELTRGKRVDGEAMRNFIDGLELPAEEKARLKEMTPASYIGYAIELTDKL; encoded by the coding sequence ATGGAACTGTCAGCATTGACTGCTGTTTCACCAGTAGACGGCCGTTACGGAAGTAAGACTATTGCACTACGCAGCATCTTTAGCGAGTTTGGCCTACTAAAGTACCGCTCTATCGTTGAAATCCGTTGGTTACAAAAACTTGCAGCGACAGATGCGATCAAAGAAGTACCAGCATTCAGTGCGGAAGCAAACCAGTTTCTAGATGAGATCGCGGCAAACTTCAGTGAAGAAGATGCAGCGCGCATCAAAGAAATCGAGCGCACCACCAACCACGACGTAAAAGCGGTTGAGTACTTTCTGAAAGAGAAAGTGGCGGGCGTTCCTGAACTGCACGCGGTGAACGAGTTCATCCACTTCGCATGTACTTCTGAAGATATCAACAACACGTCTCACGCTCTGATGCTGCACGAAGCGCGTGAAACTGTGATCCTGCCTGAGATTCGCAACATCATCGATGCGATTCGCAAGCTGGCAAACGAATACCGTGACATCCCTCTGCTGTCTCGTACTCACGGCCAACCGGCTTCTCCGTCAACCATGGGTAAAGAGATGGCTAACGTCGCTTACCGTATGGAGCGTCAGTACAAGCAGATCGAAAACGTTGAAATTCTGGCTAAGATCAACGGTGCTGTAGGTAACTACAACGCACACATGTCGGCTTACCCAAGCATCGACTGGCACCAGTTCAGCGAAGAGTTCGTGACTGAGTCTCTGGGTGTAACCTGGAACCCGTACACCACGCAAATCGAGCCACACGACTACATCGCAGAGCTGTTTGATGCCGTTGCTCGTTTCAACACCATCCTGATCGACTTCGATCGTGACGTATGGGGCTACATCGCTCTGGGTCACTTCAAACAAAAAACGATCGCCGGCGAAATCGGTTCTTCAACCATGCCGCACAAAGTTAACCCAATCGACTTTGAAAACTCAGAAGGTAACCTGGGTCTGGCGAACGCAGTATTCAACCACCTGGCGCAAAAACTGCCAATCTCACGCTGGCAGCGTGACCTGACAGATTCAACTGTGCTGCGTAACCTGGGCGTAGGTGTGGGTTATGCTATCATCGCTTACACTTCGACTCTGAAAGGTATCAGCAAGCTGGAAGTTAACCGTGATGCACTGCTGAAAGAGCTGGATCAGAACTGGGAAGTTCTGGCCGAACCGGTGCAAACCGTTATGCGTCGTTACGGTATCGAAAAGCCATACGAGAAGCTTAAAGAGCTGACTCGTGGTAAGCGTGTTGACGGCGAAGCGATGCGTAACTTCATCGATGGCCTTGAGCTGCCAGCTGAAGAAAAAGCACGCCTGAAAGAGATGACGCCAGCCAGTTACATCGGTTACGCAATCGAACTGACTGACAAGCTTTAA
- a CDS encoding Na+/H+ antiporter NhaC family protein: MNLIDFATSPFSVLPPLVALTLAIVTRRVLVSLGVGIILGALLLADYSVGGALSYIGEKVSNVFVEDGGLNTWNMSIVGFLLLLGMMTALLSLSGGTRAFAEWAQVRVKSKRGAKLLAAFLGVFIFVDDYFNSLAVGSISRPVTDRFNVSRSKLAYILDSTAAPMCVVMPASSWGAYIMTIISGILVSHGISDYSPLGAYLRLVPMNFYAIFALIMVFVVVWFQMDIGPMRKHEIAASMGKGSDADAQARDLNDELDIRESENGKVSDLIFPIVALVIATIGAMLWTGGQSLSEQGTAFNILGAFENTNVGTSLIYGGLVGLAVALFTVVKQGIAISEIGATLWVGAKSMFGAILILIFAWTIGAVIGDMKTGAYLSSLVQGNIDSQWLPVILFVLSGIMAFATGTSWGTFGIMLPIAGDMAGATDIALMLPMLSAVLAGSVFGDHCSPISDTTILSSTGARCNHIDHVSTQLPYSLAVAGVSAIGYVVLGMTASVFLSLAAATAVFIAVCFAFVTLSRAKMASLKTA; this comes from the coding sequence ATGAATTTAATTGATTTTGCTACCTCACCGTTTTCTGTACTTCCGCCTTTGGTGGCATTGACGCTGGCGATCGTAACACGCCGTGTTCTGGTTTCACTGGGTGTCGGTATTATATTGGGTGCGCTTTTACTGGCTGATTATTCAGTGGGTGGAGCATTGAGTTACATCGGTGAAAAAGTCTCAAACGTTTTTGTCGAAGACGGCGGACTGAACACCTGGAATATGAGTATCGTCGGATTTCTTCTGCTGCTTGGCATGATGACGGCGCTGTTGTCTCTCTCAGGTGGTACCCGTGCGTTTGCCGAGTGGGCCCAGGTCCGGGTTAAAAGCAAACGTGGTGCTAAGTTGCTGGCGGCATTTCTGGGCGTATTCATCTTCGTTGATGATTACTTTAACAGCCTCGCTGTTGGTTCTATCTCGCGTCCTGTGACTGATCGTTTTAATGTATCGCGCTCAAAGCTGGCGTACATTCTTGATTCGACCGCAGCCCCTATGTGTGTTGTTATGCCAGCTTCAAGCTGGGGCGCTTATATCATGACCATTATCAGTGGTATCCTGGTCTCTCACGGTATTAGTGACTATTCTCCGCTGGGTGCTTATCTGCGTCTGGTACCGATGAACTTCTACGCGATTTTTGCCTTAATCATGGTGTTTGTCGTGGTCTGGTTCCAGATGGATATCGGCCCGATGCGCAAGCACGAAATTGCCGCATCTATGGGTAAAGGTTCCGATGCGGATGCCCAGGCTCGCGATCTGAATGATGAACTGGATATTCGTGAAAGTGAAAATGGAAAAGTGTCTGACCTTATTTTTCCGATTGTGGCGCTGGTTATCGCCACGATTGGCGCGATGTTGTGGACCGGTGGTCAATCATTGTCAGAACAGGGTACTGCGTTCAATATCTTGGGTGCTTTCGAGAACACGAATGTCGGTACATCACTGATATATGGCGGCTTGGTTGGCCTAGCAGTCGCTCTGTTTACCGTCGTGAAGCAGGGGATTGCGATCAGCGAAATTGGCGCGACACTGTGGGTTGGCGCAAAGTCGATGTTTGGTGCCATCCTGATTCTTATCTTTGCCTGGACGATTGGTGCGGTGATCGGTGATATGAAGACCGGTGCTTACCTGTCGTCTCTGGTGCAGGGGAATATCGATTCGCAGTGGTTGCCGGTCATCCTGTTTGTGCTTTCGGGCATCATGGCATTCGCAACGGGTACATCATGGGGTACCTTCGGTATCATGTTACCGATTGCCGGTGATATGGCCGGTGCGACAGACATTGCATTAATGCTGCCGATGCTGAGTGCGGTTTTGGCCGGTTCTGTATTTGGCGATCACTGTTCTCCAATTTCAGACACCACGATTCTTTCTTCTACCGGCGCGCGCTGTAACCATATCGACCACGTTTCGACTCAGCTGCCTTACTCACTGGCTGTAGCGGGTGTTTCGGCGATTGGGTATGTCGTACTGGGTATGACAGCATCGGTATTCCTGTCTCTGGCGGCAGCAACGGCGGTATTTATTGCGGTCTGTTTTGCCTTTGTGACGCTATCCCGTGCCAAAATGGCGAGCCTGAAAACGGCCTGA